The following proteins are co-located in the Pseudomonas antarctica genome:
- the phoB gene encoding phosphate regulon transcriptional regulator PhoB, which yields MVGRSILIVDDEAPIREMIAVALEMAGYDCLEAENSQQAHAIIVDRKPDLILLDWMLPGTSGIELARRLKRDELTGDIPIIMLTAKGEEDNKIQGLEVGADDYITKPFSPRELVARLKAVLRRAGPTDGEAPIEVDGLILDPISHRVTIDGKPAEMGPTEYRLLQFFMTHQERAYTRGQLLDQVWGGNVYVEERTVDVHIRRLRKALGDAYENLVQTVRGTGYRFSTKG from the coding sequence ATGGTTGGCAGGAGCATTCTGATCGTTGACGACGAAGCGCCCATTCGCGAGATGATCGCCGTTGCGTTGGAAATGGCCGGCTATGACTGCCTGGAGGCGGAGAACTCCCAGCAGGCCCATGCCATTATCGTCGACCGCAAGCCGGACTTGATCCTGCTCGACTGGATGCTGCCCGGCACTTCCGGTATCGAGTTGGCCCGCCGTCTCAAGCGTGACGAGCTGACCGGGGATATCCCGATCATCATGCTCACCGCCAAGGGTGAAGAGGACAACAAGATCCAGGGCCTGGAAGTCGGCGCTGATGACTACATCACCAAGCCATTTTCCCCACGTGAACTGGTCGCCCGTCTGAAAGCTGTATTGCGCCGCGCCGGCCCTACCGATGGCGAAGCGCCGATCGAAGTCGACGGCCTGATTCTGGACCCGATCAGCCACCGCGTGACCATCGACGGCAAGCCGGCCGAGATGGGCCCGACCGAATATCGCCTGCTGCAATTTTTCATGACTCACCAGGAGCGCGCCTACACCCGTGGCCAATTGCTCGACCAAGTGTGGGGCGGCAATGTGTACGTGGAAGAGCGCACCGTGGACGTGCATATCCGCCGCCTGCGCAAAGCCTTGGGCGATGCCTACGAGAATCTGGTGCAAACCGTGCGCGGCACCGGCTACCGCTTTTCCACTAAAGGTTGA
- a CDS encoding type VI secretion system Vgr family protein, with translation MLFNQASRLAKITSPLGPDVLLLNEMGGGEELGRLFNYELQLTSLDANIDLNQLLGKPMSVGVQLADGGERHFHGIVARCSQNIDQGQFASYQVTLRPWFWLLSRTSDCRIFQNLSIPQIIKQVFRDLGFSDFEDALSRPYREWEYCVQYRETSFDFVSRLMEQEGIYYFFRHEQDRHVLVLADAYGAHTTVPGYASIPYYPKDEQQRERDHMHNWHLAHEVQPGSLELNDYDFQRPSASIDVRSAMPRPHTAGDYPLYDYPGTYVQSEDGEHYARTRIEALQTLHEQIEFSGNARGLGAGHLFSLTGFSRQDQNREYLIVGCRYYIVQESLESGGGSGSAQFESSLTCIDAQQSFRPLASTHRPIVKGPQTALVVGPKGEEIWTDQYGRVKVHFYWDRHDQSNENSSCWIRVSQSWAGKNWGSMQIPRIGQEVIVSFLEGDPDRPIITGRVYNAEQTVPYDLPENATQSGMKSRSSKGGTPANFNEIRMEDKKGLEQLYIHAERNQDIVVEVDESHSVGHDRNKSIGHNETVTIGNNRTRIVKQQDVLLVGQRKTDSISQSYIIEVGENLRLVCGKSILELNASGQINLTGVNISFYASGDAEFNTGGVLHLNNDHGPGATPDGQGIKKSIDANIKAVFPAPKSS, from the coding sequence ATGCTATTCAACCAAGCCTCACGCCTGGCCAAGATCACCAGCCCCCTCGGGCCGGATGTGCTGTTGCTCAATGAAATGGGGGGCGGCGAAGAGCTGGGCAGGTTGTTCAACTATGAGCTGCAACTGACGTCGCTCGACGCCAACATCGACCTCAACCAGCTGCTGGGCAAGCCGATGAGCGTGGGGGTGCAACTGGCGGACGGTGGCGAGCGGCATTTCCACGGCATCGTCGCGCGGTGCAGCCAGAACATCGACCAGGGCCAGTTCGCCAGTTACCAGGTGACGCTGCGCCCATGGTTCTGGCTGCTGAGCCGCACCTCGGACTGCCGGATTTTCCAGAACCTGAGCATCCCGCAGATCATCAAGCAGGTGTTTCGCGACCTGGGTTTTTCCGACTTCGAAGACGCCCTGAGCCGCCCGTACCGCGAGTGGGAATACTGCGTGCAGTACCGCGAAACCAGCTTTGATTTCGTCAGCCGCTTGATGGAACAGGAAGGCATTTACTACTTCTTCCGCCATGAACAGGACCGCCATGTGCTGGTGCTGGCTGACGCCTACGGCGCCCATACCACGGTGCCGGGCTACGCGTCGATTCCGTACTACCCCAAGGACGAGCAGCAGCGCGAACGCGACCATATGCACAACTGGCACCTGGCGCACGAAGTGCAGCCGGGGTCGCTGGAGCTGAACGACTACGACTTCCAGCGCCCCAGCGCCAGCATCGACGTGCGCTCGGCGATGCCGCGCCCGCACACTGCCGGCGACTACCCGCTGTACGACTACCCCGGCACTTATGTGCAAAGTGAAGACGGCGAACACTACGCGCGCACCCGCATCGAAGCCCTGCAAACCCTGCATGAGCAGATCGAGTTCAGCGGCAACGCGCGAGGCCTCGGTGCGGGCCACTTGTTCAGCCTCACCGGCTTCAGCCGCCAGGACCAGAACCGCGAATACCTGATCGTCGGTTGCCGTTACTACATCGTCCAGGAAAGCCTGGAAAGCGGCGGCGGCTCGGGCTCGGCGCAATTCGAAAGTAGCCTTACCTGTATCGATGCCCAACAAAGCTTTCGACCTTTAGCCAGCACGCACCGGCCCATTGTCAAAGGCCCGCAGACTGCACTCGTGGTCGGCCCCAAAGGTGAAGAAATCTGGACCGACCAGTATGGCCGCGTAAAGGTGCACTTCTACTGGGACCGCCATGACCAATCCAACGAAAACAGCTCGTGCTGGATTCGTGTATCGCAATCCTGGGCCGGTAAGAACTGGGGCTCGATGCAGATCCCGCGGATCGGCCAGGAAGTGATCGTGAGCTTTCTGGAAGGAGACCCGGACCGGCCGATCATTACCGGCCGGGTATACAACGCCGAGCAGACGGTGCCTTACGACCTGCCGGAGAATGCCACCCAGAGCGGCATGAAAAGTCGCTCCAGCAAGGGCGGCACCCCAGCCAACTTCAATGAAATCCGCATGGAGGACAAGAAGGGTCTGGAGCAGTTGTATATCCATGCCGAGCGCAATCAGGACATCGTGGTGGAAGTGGATGAAAGCCACTCCGTCGGGCATGACCGCAACAAGAGCATCGGGCATAACGAGACGGTGACCATCGGGAATAACCGTACGCGCATCGTCAAGCAGCAGGACGTTCTCTTGGTCGGCCAGAGGAAGACCGACAGCATCAGCCAGAGCTACATCATCGAAGTGGGTGAAAACCTACGCCTGGTCTGCGGCAAAAGCATCCTGGAGCTGAACGCCAGTGGGCAGATCAACCTCACCGGCGTGAATATCAGCTTCTATGCCAGCGGCGATGCCGAGTTCAACACCGGCGGCGTACTGCATCTGAACAACGACCACGGCCCCGGCGCCACGCCCGATGGCCAGGGCATCAAAAAAAGCATCGACGCCAATATTAAAGCCGTCTTCCCCGCGCCTAAAAGCTCCTGA
- the ubiA gene encoding 4-hydroxybenzoate octaprenyltransferase, translated as MYQRLLKSLNRLNPRAWDFIQLTRMDKPIGIYLLLWPTLWALWIAGKGSPSLINIVIFVLGVVLTRAGGCVINDWADRKVDGHVKRTEQRPLVSGKISAKEALVFFAVLMGISFLLVLLTNATTILLSLGGLALAASYPFMKRYTYYPQVVLGAAFSWGMPMAFTAETGHLPATAWLLYIANLLWTVGYDTYYAMTDRDDDLKIGVKSTAILFGDADRVIILTLQGLSLACLLLAGARFELGGWFHLGLLAAAGCFAWEFWYTRDKDRMKCFKAFLHNHWAGLAIFVGIVADYGFR; from the coding sequence ATGTATCAACGCCTGCTCAAATCCTTGAACCGCCTGAACCCCAGGGCCTGGGATTTCATTCAGTTGACCCGCATGGACAAGCCCATCGGCATCTACCTGCTGTTATGGCCAACGCTGTGGGCGCTGTGGATCGCCGGCAAGGGCTCGCCGTCCTTGATCAATATCGTGATTTTCGTACTGGGCGTGGTGCTGACCCGTGCCGGTGGCTGCGTGATCAATGATTGGGCGGACCGCAAGGTCGATGGCCATGTGAAACGCACCGAGCAACGCCCGCTGGTGAGCGGCAAGATCAGCGCCAAAGAGGCGCTGGTGTTTTTTGCGGTGCTGATGGGCATCAGTTTCCTGCTGGTGCTGCTGACCAACGCCACCACCATCCTGCTGTCCCTCGGCGGTTTGGCGCTGGCGGCGAGCTACCCGTTCATGAAGCGCTACACCTATTACCCGCAAGTGGTGTTGGGCGCGGCGTTTTCGTGGGGCATGCCGATGGCGTTCACCGCCGAGACTGGCCATCTGCCGGCCACTGCGTGGCTGCTGTACATCGCCAATTTGCTGTGGACGGTGGGTTACGACACGTATTACGCGATGACCGATCGGGACGATGACTTGAAGATCGGGGTGAAATCCACGGCCATTCTGTTTGGCGATGCCGACCGCGTGATCATCCTCACTCTGCAAGGCCTGTCGCTGGCCTGCCTGTTGCTGGCGGGCGCGCGGTTCGAGCTGGGAGGCTGGTTCCACCTGGGGTTGCTGGCGGCGGCGGGCTGTTTTGCCTGGGAGTTCTGGTACACCCGCGACAAAGACCGCATGAAATGCTTCAAGGCGTTTTTGCACAACCACTGGGCCGGGTTGGCGATTTTTGTCGGGATTGTGGCGGATTACGGGTTTCGATGA
- a CDS encoding chorismate--pyruvate lyase family protein, whose product MPHSIALPDACQWLTQSLLSPLPAPLTLDWLFDEGSLTRRLTWLSNDGFSVTPLFEGWQPLREDECTALGLASATVGWVREVYLRGHGQPWVFARSVAARSALQGDGLHMDELGSRSLGELLFCDHAFTRQAIEVCHYPRQWLPTVNQADGLWGRRSRFDRGPLSVLVAEIFLPSFWHALHDHPENC is encoded by the coding sequence GTGCCGCACTCAATCGCCCTTCCCGATGCTTGCCAATGGCTGACCCAGAGCCTCCTGAGCCCATTGCCCGCGCCCTTGACCCTTGATTGGCTGTTCGACGAAGGCTCGCTGACGCGCCGGCTCACGTGGCTGTCCAACGATGGGTTCAGCGTGACGCCGTTGTTCGAAGGCTGGCAGCCGTTGCGCGAGGATGAATGTACGGCGCTCGGCCTGGCCTCGGCCACTGTCGGCTGGGTGCGCGAGGTGTATCTGCGCGGGCATGGCCAGCCATGGGTGTTCGCCCGCAGCGTGGCGGCGCGCAGTGCCTTGCAGGGCGACGGGTTGCACATGGACGAACTGGGCAGCCGTTCGCTGGGCGAGTTGCTGTTTTGCGATCACGCCTTCACCCGCCAGGCCATCGAGGTGTGCCATTACCCACGGCAATGGCTGCCGACCGTGAACCAGGCCGACGGCTTGTGGGGGCGCCGCTCGCGCTTTGATCGCGGGCCGCTGAGTGTGCTGGTGGCGGAAATTTTCCTACCGAGCTTCTGGCACGCGTTGCATGACCATCCGGAGAACTGCTGA
- a CDS encoding HU family DNA-binding protein, which produces MRKPELAAAIAEKADLTKEQANRVLNAVLEEITGALHRKDSVTLVGFGTFLQRHRGARTGKNPQTGEPVKIKASNTVAFKPGKSLKDSVNP; this is translated from the coding sequence ATGCGTAAACCAGAACTCGCAGCCGCCATCGCTGAAAAAGCGGATCTCACCAAAGAACAGGCCAACCGCGTCCTCAACGCCGTTCTCGAAGAAATCACCGGCGCCCTGCACCGCAAGGACAGCGTCACACTGGTTGGCTTCGGTACCTTCCTGCAACGCCACCGCGGCGCCCGCACCGGCAAAAACCCGCAAACCGGTGAGCCTGTGAAGATCAAGGCGAGCAACACCGTTGCGTTCAAGCCGGGCAAGTCGCTCAAAGACAGCGTCAACCCGTAA
- a CDS encoding NAD(P)/FAD-dependent oxidoreductase has translation MNAPVVIIGTGLAGYNVAREFRKLDSETPLLLITADDGRSYSKPMLSTGFGKNKEADGLSMAEPGAMAEQLKAEVRTHTRISGIDPGHKRLWIGEEAVAYRDLILAWGAETVRVPVEGDAAELIFPINDLEDYARFRAAAAGKRRVLVLGAGLIGCEFANDLILGGYEINLVAPCEQVMPTLLHPAAAAAVQAGLEGLGARFHLGPVLNRLQRTADGLEAHLSDGQVIHCDLVVSAIGLRPRVDLAAAAGLQINRGIMVDRHLKTSHANIYALGDCAEVDGLNLLYVMPLMSCARALAQTLAGNATAVSYGPMPITVKTPICPLVVSPPPRGTEGVWSVEGQGANIKALCRDASGRLLGYALTGSAVMEKLALNKELPPLLA, from the coding sequence ATGAACGCACCTGTCGTGATCATCGGCACAGGATTGGCCGGTTACAACGTGGCCCGGGAGTTTCGCAAGCTCGACAGCGAGACCCCATTGCTGCTGATCACTGCGGATGATGGGCGCTCCTACTCCAAGCCCATGCTCTCCACCGGTTTTGGCAAGAACAAGGAAGCCGATGGCCTGAGCATGGCTGAACCGGGTGCCATGGCCGAGCAACTCAAGGCCGAAGTGCGCACCCACACCCGCATCAGCGGCATCGACCCTGGCCACAAGCGCCTGTGGATCGGCGAGGAAGCAGTGGCCTACCGTGACCTGATCCTGGCCTGGGGCGCAGAAACTGTGCGCGTTCCGGTTGAGGGTGATGCGGCTGAGCTGATTTTCCCGATCAACGACCTCGAGGACTACGCACGCTTTCGCGCCGCTGCCGCCGGCAAACGCCGCGTGCTGGTGCTGGGCGCGGGCCTGATCGGCTGCGAGTTCGCCAACGACCTGATCCTCGGTGGTTACGAAATCAACCTGGTAGCGCCGTGCGAGCAGGTCATGCCGACCCTGCTGCACCCAGCCGCTGCTGCAGCGGTACAAGCCGGGCTGGAAGGCCTTGGCGCGCGTTTCCACCTGGGTCCGGTGCTCAACCGCCTGCAGCGCACCGCTGACGGCCTGGAAGCGCACCTGTCGGACGGTCAAGTCATCCACTGCGACCTGGTGGTCTCGGCCATCGGCCTGCGCCCGCGCGTCGACCTCGCGGCTGCCGCCGGCCTGCAAATCAACCGTGGGATCATGGTGGACCGCCACCTCAAGACCTCCCACGCCAACATCTACGCCCTGGGCGACTGCGCCGAGGTTGATGGCCTGAACCTGCTCTACGTCATGCCACTGATGAGTTGCGCCCGCGCCCTGGCCCAGACCCTGGCCGGCAACGCTACGGCCGTCAGCTATGGGCCGATGCCGATCACCGTGAAAACCCCGATCTGCCCGCTGGTGGTCTCGCCCCCGCCACGCGGCACCGAAGGCGTGTGGAGTGTCGAAGGGCAGGGCGCCAACATCAAGGCCTTGTGCCGCGACGCCAGCGGCCGCCTGCTGGGTTACGCGCTGACCGGCAGTGCGGTGATGGAAAAACTGGCCCTGAACAAAGAACTTCCGCCGTTGCTGGCGTAA
- a CDS encoding RHS repeat-associated core domain-containing protein: MSDALWAARMGDALSHTSMMADILGGVLEVAANIAITAVATAAVVAATGITVATGGLGCFLLGAVVGTIVGLAMSKSGADKGLTKICDAFSNALFPPSVQANILTGSTDTLTNNLPAARAAGAISSHVTPAGTELEASKPEPEPSYLDMAEGFFSQMWRPTVATPAPGAVPKPLDLVVCMKHPPMPPQFLAEGSEKVTVNGQPAVRSGDRSTCDATVVSSGLISSNVAIGGGSVVVREIRSGKTPGVGLAVTALLMLKGSKGKFFSKLPCMLVSGATSMAISSAMGAAANAAMGSSNPVHAATGAKILGDVEELDFVLPGILPIGWQRFYNSRDERQGSLFGAGWSVAYEVCVDIQPHPEGGETLVYTDEQGRPIDMGSIPLGGAVFSAGEGLAVRRHLNGQLLIESDDGVYRLFEPTPANPSRLRLSQLGDRNDNRIYLDYDDAGRLVRLRDTFDLVQVELIRDQGHVTHIERLYPDQHRELLVSYGYDAEGNLAQVRDATGQVQRRFAYDAGRRMVEHQLPTGLRCFYEWALIEGLEWRVVRHWTDEGDAYQFDYDLQAGLTRITDGLQRVSTRHWNTQYQIIQYSDNLGQTWLFEWNDERQLLSATDPQGGRYEYSYDESGNLIGETDPLGRSDSTLWLEHWALPLVETDAADNSWQYRYDPRGNCIAETDPLGYITRYRYDAHGQVVEIIDATGKSKQLRWNPFGQLVEHIDCSGYPTRFSYDERGYLQLITDALGERTQFSYDAQGRLLSSQLPDGRTEHFQRDASGQLVGYTDPAGHTTLYQHNRRGQVRQRTDAHGRQVQFGYDSYGRLQALVNENGESYRFAWDAGDRLAEQQDLDGSAKRYDYDRLDNITAVTAVPAPYGNGLAVVPETPPAPIVHRLERDAVGRLVAKTTDDGRTEYSYDAVDQLTAVTFTDLQGNAQALGFAYDAVGQLLAEQSAGGKLQHHYDELGNLIQTQLPDGRWLNRLYYGSGHLHQINLDGQVISDFERDRLHREVLRTQGQLSTRSEYDRSGRLRSRQRRLNSQPSLMPAATQKQFEYDPADNLIGKLDQQPAAQHRQLLHYDATGRIIASQDNLHGQRETFAYDAAANLLDGPQTGAGLVVHNKLLTYQDKRYRYDAFGRMIEKRSAKRGVQRFAYDAESRLVEVRNESGSVVRMVYDPLGRRVEKTEHGSDGYPLGETRFTWDGLRLLQEHKHSQTSLYVYEDEGYQPLARVDGAGPLQKIRYYHNDLNGLPEQLTEADGHSVWQATYRVWGSTLEEAREPYYIEEQNLRFQGQYLDRETGLHFNTFRFYDPDVGRFTTPDPIGLNGGLNFYAYALNPFGWNDPLGLSCRLNSVGRTPGKGSRTGKAVIARMRAEGKIIGSGKNMRFQSTDKKWYSIKDADMAHKTDAVKYWNSKGGYHGAKTKEVRGWMRDPDNYELEYYSHNRSKGALLTDRYKDPGDFIGPAEKPKYY; encoded by the coding sequence ATGTCTGACGCGTTATGGGCGGCCCGAATGGGCGATGCGCTGTCCCACACCTCGATGATGGCGGACATCCTCGGCGGTGTGCTGGAAGTGGCGGCCAATATCGCGATCACTGCGGTGGCGACCGCTGCCGTGGTGGCAGCCACCGGCATTACTGTGGCCACCGGCGGCCTCGGCTGCTTCCTGCTGGGCGCGGTAGTGGGCACGATTGTCGGCCTCGCCATGAGCAAGAGTGGCGCGGACAAAGGCCTGACCAAGATATGCGATGCCTTTAGCAACGCCCTGTTTCCGCCCTCGGTGCAGGCGAACATTCTCACCGGTTCCACCGATACCCTCACCAATAACCTGCCTGCCGCCCGCGCGGCCGGGGCGATCAGCTCCCATGTCACACCGGCCGGCACCGAGCTGGAAGCGTCCAAGCCTGAACCAGAACCCAGCTACCTGGACATGGCCGAAGGTTTCTTCTCGCAGATGTGGCGCCCCACCGTCGCGACGCCCGCGCCGGGCGCCGTGCCGAAGCCGCTGGACCTGGTCGTGTGCATGAAGCACCCGCCAATGCCGCCGCAGTTTCTTGCCGAAGGTTCGGAAAAGGTTACGGTCAATGGTCAACCTGCCGTGCGCAGCGGTGATCGCAGTACCTGCGATGCGACGGTGGTGTCGTCCGGCTTGATCTCATCCAACGTGGCCATCGGCGGCGGCTCGGTGGTGGTGCGTGAAATTCGCAGCGGCAAGACCCCGGGTGTCGGCCTGGCGGTCACGGCGTTGTTGATGCTCAAGGGCAGCAAGGGCAAGTTCTTCAGCAAGTTGCCGTGCATGTTGGTCAGCGGCGCGACCTCGATGGCCATCAGCAGCGCGATGGGGGCTGCGGCCAACGCCGCGATGGGCTCGTCGAACCCGGTGCATGCTGCGACGGGCGCGAAGATACTCGGCGATGTCGAGGAACTGGATTTCGTGCTGCCGGGCATTTTGCCGATCGGCTGGCAGCGCTTTTACAACAGCCGCGACGAACGCCAAGGCAGCCTGTTCGGTGCCGGTTGGAGCGTGGCCTACGAGGTGTGCGTCGACATTCAGCCGCATCCCGAGGGCGGCGAAACGCTGGTCTACACCGATGAACAGGGCCGGCCCATCGACATGGGTTCGATTCCGTTGGGCGGCGCAGTATTCAGTGCCGGTGAAGGGCTCGCGGTGCGGCGACACCTGAATGGGCAGTTGCTGATCGAAAGTGACGACGGCGTGTACCGCTTGTTCGAGCCGACACCGGCAAACCCGTCGCGACTGCGCCTGAGCCAGTTGGGTGACCGTAACGACAACCGCATTTATCTCGACTATGACGACGCCGGGCGCCTGGTGCGTCTGCGCGATACATTCGATCTGGTGCAGGTTGAGCTGATTCGTGATCAGGGCCATGTGACCCACATCGAACGCCTCTATCCGGATCAACATCGTGAATTGCTGGTCAGTTATGGCTATGACGCCGAGGGCAATCTGGCACAGGTGCGCGACGCAACCGGCCAGGTGCAGCGGCGCTTCGCCTACGATGCCGGGCGGCGCATGGTTGAGCATCAATTGCCCACCGGGTTGCGCTGCTTCTATGAGTGGGCGTTGATTGAAGGCCTGGAATGGCGTGTGGTCCGGCACTGGACCGATGAGGGTGACGCCTACCAGTTCGACTACGACTTGCAGGCGGGCCTGACCCGCATCACCGACGGTTTGCAACGCGTCAGCACTCGACACTGGAACACTCAGTACCAGATCATTCAATACAGCGACAATCTCGGCCAGACCTGGCTGTTCGAATGGAACGACGAACGCCAGTTACTCAGCGCCACCGACCCGCAAGGCGGCCGCTATGAGTACAGCTACGATGAGAGCGGCAACCTGATCGGCGAAACCGACCCGCTCGGGCGCAGCGACTCCACCTTATGGCTGGAGCACTGGGCGTTACCGCTGGTGGAGACCGACGCTGCCGACAACAGTTGGCAGTATCGCTATGACCCGCGCGGCAACTGCATCGCCGAGACCGATCCGCTGGGTTACATCACCCGCTATCGTTATGACGCCCACGGCCAGGTCGTGGAAATCATCGACGCCACCGGCAAAAGCAAACAACTGCGCTGGAACCCGTTCGGGCAACTGGTCGAGCATATTGATTGCTCGGGCTACCCAACGCGCTTCAGCTACGACGAGCGCGGTTATTTGCAGCTCATCACCGATGCCCTCGGTGAACGTACCCAATTCAGCTACGACGCCCAGGGCCGATTGCTCAGCAGCCAACTGCCGGACGGCCGCACCGAACATTTCCAGCGCGATGCCAGCGGGCAGTTGGTGGGCTATACCGATCCCGCCGGGCACACCACGCTCTATCAACATAACCGGCGTGGCCAGGTGCGCCAGCGCACCGACGCCCATGGTCGCCAGGTGCAGTTCGGCTACGACAGCTACGGGCGTCTGCAAGCGTTGGTCAATGAAAACGGTGAAAGCTATCGGTTTGCGTGGGATGCCGGCGATCGGCTGGCTGAACAGCAAGACCTCGACGGCAGCGCCAAGCGCTACGACTACGACCGGCTGGACAACATCACAGCGGTGACTGCCGTTCCGGCGCCTTATGGCAATGGCTTGGCGGTGGTCCCCGAAACGCCGCCAGCGCCCATCGTTCATCGGCTGGAGCGTGATGCGGTCGGCCGACTGGTCGCCAAGACCACCGACGATGGCCGCACTGAGTACAGCTACGATGCGGTGGATCAGCTCACGGCGGTCACTTTCACTGATCTGCAAGGCAATGCCCAGGCGCTGGGTTTCGCCTACGACGCTGTCGGCCAGTTGCTTGCCGAACAAAGTGCCGGCGGCAAGCTGCAACATCACTACGACGAACTCGGCAACCTGATCCAGACCCAACTGCCGGACGGGCGCTGGCTCAATCGCCTGTACTACGGCAGCGGCCACCTGCACCAGATCAACCTCGACGGCCAGGTCATCAGCGACTTCGAGCGCGACCGCCTGCACCGCGAAGTGCTGCGCACCCAAGGCCAGCTCAGCACCCGCAGCGAATACGACCGCAGCGGCCGCCTGCGCTCACGCCAACGCCGCCTTAACAGCCAGCCATCGCTGATGCCTGCGGCGACGCAAAAGCAGTTCGAATACGACCCCGCCGACAACCTGATCGGCAAACTCGACCAGCAACCCGCGGCACAACACCGCCAACTGCTGCACTACGACGCCACCGGCCGCATCATCGCCAGCCAGGACAACCTGCACGGCCAGCGCGAAACCTTCGCCTACGACGCCGCCGCCAACCTGCTCGACGGCCCGCAGACGGGCGCCGGGTTAGTGGTGCATAACAAGCTGCTGACCTATCAGGACAAGCGTTATCGCTACGATGCGTTTGGACGGATGATCGAAAAACGCAGCGCCAAGCGCGGTGTGCAGCGGTTTGCGTATGACGCAGAAAGCCGGTTGGTTGAGGTGCGTAATGAAAGCGGCAGCGTGGTCAGAATGGTCTACGACCCGCTGGGGCGACGGGTTGAAAAAACCGAGCATGGCAGCGATGGGTATCCGTTGGGGGAAACCCGGTTCACGTGGGATGGGCTGCGGTTGTTGCAGGAGCACAAGCACAGTCAGACGAGCCTTTACGTCTATGAAGACGAAGGCTACCAACCTTTGGCTCGCGTCGACGGTGCCGGGCCGTTGCAGAAGATTCGTTATTACCACAACGACCTGAACGGGTTGCCGGAGCAACTGACCGAAGCTGACGGACACAGCGTCTGGCAGGCGACTTATCGGGTGTGGGGCAGCACGCTGGAAGAGGCGCGCGAGCCTTATTACATCGAGGAACAAAATCTACGGTTTCAGGGGCAGTATCTGGACCGGGAGACGGGGCTGCATTTCAATACGTTCAGGTTTTATGATCCGGATGTGGGGCGGTTTACGACGCCGGATCCGATTGGGTTAAACGGAGGATTGAATTTCTACGCATACGCGCTCAACCCGTTCGGTTGGAACGACCCACTAGGGTTGTCCTGCCGCCTGAACTCAGTGGGTAGAACACCAGGTAAAGGCAGCCGCACAGGAAAAGCCGTAATTGCTAGGATGAGAGCTGAAGGCAAAATAATTGGCTCCGGAAAAAACATGCGGTTCCAGAGTACTGATAAAAAATGGTATTCGATCAAAGACGCGGATATGGCTCATAAAACCGACGCCGTTAAGTATTGGAACAGCAAAGGCGGTTATCACGGAGCTAAAACAAAAGAAGTACGGGGTTGGATGCGTGACCCTGATAACTACGAGCTGGAATATTATTCCCACAACCGATCCAAAGGCGCGCTGCTGACTGACAGGTACAAAGACCCCGGTGACTTTATCGGCCCCGCAGAAAAGCCTAAATATTATTAA
- a CDS encoding rubredoxin → MKKWQCVVCGLIYDEKDGWPDDGIAPGTLWQDVPEDWLCPDCGVGKMDFEMIEIG, encoded by the coding sequence ATGAAGAAGTGGCAATGTGTAGTCTGCGGCCTGATCTATGACGAAAAAGACGGCTGGCCGGATGACGGTATCGCACCGGGTACCCTGTGGCAGGACGTCCCTGAAGATTGGCTGTGCCCGGACTGTGGCGTGGGCAAAATGGATTTCGAAATGATCGAAATCGGTTAA
- a CDS encoding DcrB-related protein, producing the protein MTYRINEFQFQLPAGELQDASINILKFPELGTSLIISRSFLTDGETLHSNFDDQLKRLEKQVQDLRCQPSVTVRLGAAQEVEGIELRSQFNKGNDKVFQYQLALVLPGTRKMLALSYVKADTLGDAEAAHWATIKNSLSFDAIS; encoded by the coding sequence ATGACGTACCGAATCAACGAATTCCAGTTCCAACTGCCTGCGGGCGAGCTGCAAGACGCGTCGATCAATATCCTCAAGTTCCCTGAGCTGGGCACCTCCTTGATCATCAGCCGCAGCTTCCTCACCGACGGCGAAACCCTGCACAGCAACTTCGACGACCAGCTCAAGCGCCTGGAAAAACAGGTGCAGGACTTGCGCTGCCAACCGAGCGTGACCGTGCGTTTGGGCGCCGCCCAAGAGGTGGAAGGCATTGAGCTGCGCAGCCAGTTCAACAAGGGCAATGACAAAGTGTTCCAGTACCAGCTGGCGCTGGTGCTGCCGGGCACGCGCAAGATGCTCGCCTTGAGTTATGTGAAGGCTGACACGCTTGGTGATGCGGAAGCGGCGCATTGGGCGACGATTAAAAATTCGCTGTCGTTCGACGCTATTTCTTGA